One genomic window of bacterium includes the following:
- a CDS encoding DUF488 family protein: MLKTKSVYEDKEPEDGIRILVMRKWPRGVPKANVDRWIKELGPSTELLEDWIEHRIDWVEYEKRYKREIEDAERQQAIKKIAELSEKKAVTLLCWEKSDEHCHRRLLKELIDKT, translated from the coding sequence ATGTTAAAAACGAAATCGGTGTATGAAGATAAAGAACCGGAAGACGGGATAAGAATATTAGTTATGAGAAAATGGCCAAGAGGTGTGCCGAAGGCTAATGTAGATAGATGGATAAAAGAATTGGGACCAAGCACAGAACTATTAGAAGATTGGATTGAACACAGGATTGACTGGGTAGAATACGAAAAAAGATACAAACGGGAAATAGAAGATGCTGAAAGACAGCAGGCAATTAAGAAGATAGCCGAATTGTCAGAGAAAAAGGCAGTAACCTTGCTTTGTTGGGAGAAGTCCGATGAACATTGTCATAGAAGATTATTGAAAGAGTTGATTGATAAAACATAG
- a CDS encoding P-loop NTPase fold protein — protein MKKIKYLLLSIFITCLILLIWINCGLIKNFSNKIISVAISSLLLFFLFHSWSKTQEFWQKYKNTKQLNRQVLSSLNCIILTIFFSFIFLLTCFLIYFPKPIPIFMGGNTFKLIALNFIFVFIWFLSSYLWNKKAGTNTKEENIFSLSDEPIETSKQDLFGRGKFIEDFHNSITNLPFKDSFVYGLYGSWGEGKTSVINLLKNKLEANAEYLIMSFEPWYFKDEEAILTAFYTQLENTLSKEFIFSPEFNKTFKKYLNLISVGIPQTGIKINFPHSDESAKKIGEKIGKYIEWTGKKIIIFIDDIDRLQLEEVLLVFKLIRLNTKFKNTIFVLSFDVNAIKEILKEKHDISHESVVKSEFIDKIVQCPINLPAIEHIYIEQFFNIHIDGSFHIELLKDIFKKIGDIKNDWVKIFVNIEPEDDYLYFKRELIEKDFNFISNQKDRNEILELWAQSKNNLFDKLKITEKDRQSFAKEFSNIYTFQLKRLFRTLRIIKRYLNGVYSTLPSVVTEGKLEVNLYDFFILEIIRIFYPKVYDDIWENWWFYVPEYNYLSSPFWAIDKKDRYPKIKKHAEEILNNEKDKDILMNLLEAIFTEVKDAFAEREIYSRDTEKNRKDKRLMHSEYFPKYFIGKIPLLELADGYIETTLGNWRQITNNNDRKEAIRNQIFKLQKENRLSNFFNKLVSFIYQIEESMAIDIIEIIYANVDNFSTKKQENFISEYDKADILLMKLINETIDTKKTQSMLEKIITETPSLYFAVNIIHDLKRKEESIYKTVKIDDLQDKLNDRLKKYFVDSGRDIFDELLVKRKWGFVLYQWATNWETPTENNKETVSKYIVSLLEKDAKKFIEFLNSSRHPQYIDLTSLNEQCYLTELQKLAEKFKNNDFLSDDEKNIIKEFSTYYEKYIGESLEIKDISYSSKNAVKINNSFISNSEGTFFIWAKVTEKLNSTTGNKYIIGYATNKGEYTNIGGKNTYINVFAIARFGDEKSWSFWSKGKHEHKGLFVGSPDSEKLSEEWHLFTVCWSKTKHGGFIGFYIDNKLRGQIEGVFDWPEDYSGDCYIGMWPNSAEEHYFDSKIGPYKILKEVVVPEYIKTYYEEGLRYLKWKDKMY, from the coding sequence ATGAAAAAAATTAAATATCTTTTATTATCTATCTTTATTACCTGTCTGATTTTACTTATTTGGATAAATTGTGGCTTAATAAAAAATTTTTCTAATAAAATTATAAGTGTAGCCATTTCTTCTCTCCTATTGTTTTTCCTTTTTCATTCTTGGAGTAAAACACAAGAATTCTGGCAGAAATATAAGAATACTAAACAATTAAATAGACAAGTTTTAAGCAGTCTCAATTGTATAATTTTAACTATTTTTTTTAGTTTTATTTTTTTATTAACTTGCTTTTTGATTTATTTTCCTAAACCTATACCCATTTTTATGGGGGGCAATACTTTTAAATTAATAGCGCTAAATTTCATATTTGTATTTATATGGTTTTTATCAAGTTACCTCTGGAATAAAAAAGCAGGGACCAATACAAAAGAGGAAAATATCTTTTCACTTTCTGATGAACCCATTGAGACTTCTAAACAGGATTTATTTGGAAGAGGTAAGTTTATTGAAGACTTCCATAATTCTATTACAAACCTTCCATTCAAGGACTCCTTTGTTTATGGGCTTTATGGAAGCTGGGGTGAAGGTAAAACCTCAGTGATTAATCTATTAAAAAACAAACTTGAAGCTAATGCCGAATATCTAATTATGAGTTTTGAACCTTGGTATTTTAAAGACGAAGAGGCGATTTTAACTGCCTTTTATACTCAACTTGAGAATACTTTAAGCAAAGAATTTATTTTCTCGCCAGAGTTTAATAAGACGTTTAAAAAATATCTGAATCTTATCTCCGTGGGAATTCCACAAACAGGAATTAAGATTAATTTTCCACATTCAGATGAATCTGCGAAAAAAATCGGAGAAAAAATAGGTAAATATATCGAATGGACGGGGAAAAAAATTATTATCTTTATTGACGATATTGATAGGCTTCAGTTAGAAGAAGTATTGCTGGTTTTCAAACTTATCCGTTTAAACACAAAGTTCAAAAATACGATTTTTGTTTTAAGCTTCGATGTAAACGCAATTAAGGAAATTTTGAAAGAAAAACATGATATTAGCCATGAATCTGTAGTAAAATCAGAGTTTATCGATAAAATCGTTCAATGTCCTATTAATTTACCAGCTATAGAACATATATATATTGAACAATTTTTTAATATTCATATTGATGGAAGTTTTCATATAGAATTACTTAAAGATATTTTTAAGAAAATTGGCGATATTAAAAATGACTGGGTTAAAATATTCGTTAACATAGAACCGGAAGATGATTATCTTTATTTCAAGCGTGAACTGATAGAAAAGGATTTCAATTTTATCTCAAACCAAAAAGATAGAAATGAAATATTAGAATTATGGGCGCAATCAAAAAATAATCTTTTCGATAAGCTTAAGATTACGGAAAAAGATAGGCAATCCTTTGCAAAAGAATTCTCCAATATCTATACTTTTCAATTAAAAAGACTATTTAGAACTTTACGTATAATCAAAAGATATTTAAATGGCGTATATTCAACTCTTCCATCGGTTGTAACTGAAGGGAAGTTAGAAGTAAATCTATATGATTTTTTTATTTTAGAAATAATAAGAATTTTTTATCCAAAGGTTTATGATGATATATGGGAGAATTGGTGGTTTTATGTTCCCGAATATAATTATCTCTCTTCTCCATTTTGGGCAATAGATAAAAAAGATAGATACCCAAAAATAAAAAAACATGCAGAAGAGATTCTTAATAATGAAAAAGATAAAGATATTTTAATGAACTTACTTGAAGCTATATTTACTGAAGTAAAAGATGCTTTTGCTGAAAGAGAAATATATTCCAGAGATACAGAAAAGAACAGGAAAGATAAGCGACTTATGCATTCTGAATATTTCCCAAAATATTTTATTGGGAAAATCCCTTTGTTAGAATTGGCTGACGGATATATAGAAACGACATTAGGTAATTGGCGGCAAATAACAAATAATAATGATAGAAAAGAAGCTATCCGCAATCAGATTTTTAAATTGCAAAAAGAGAATAGGCTTTCAAATTTTTTCAACAAACTTGTTAGTTTTATATATCAAATAGAAGAAAGTATGGCTATTGATATAATAGAAATTATCTATGCAAATGTAGATAATTTCTCGACAAAAAAACAAGAGAATTTTATTTCCGAATACGACAAGGCAGATATTTTGTTAATGAAATTAATTAATGAAACGATAGATACAAAAAAAACACAAAGTATGTTAGAAAAAATAATTACTGAAACGCCAAGCCTTTATTTTGCTGTTAACATTATACATGATTTAAAAAGAAAAGAAGAAAGTATTTATAAAACAGTAAAAATTGATGATTTGCAAGATAAGCTTAATGATAGGTTAAAGAAATATTTTGTCGACAGTGGAAGAGATATATTTGATGAATTGCTGGTTAAAAGGAAATGGGGGTTCGTATTGTACCAATGGGCAACTAACTGGGAAACACCTACAGAAAATAATAAGGAAACTGTAAGCAAATATATAGTCTCTCTCCTTGAAAAAGATGCTAAAAAATTTATTGAATTCCTTAATTCATCTAGACATCCACAATATATAGATTTAACCTCTCTTAATGAGCAATGTTATCTTACTGAACTTCAAAAATTAGCGGAGAAGTTTAAAAACAATGACTTTCTAAGTGATGACGAGAAGAATATAATAAAAGAATTTTCAACCTATTATGAGAAATATATAGGGGAATCTCTAGAAATTAAAGATATTAGTTATTCTAGTAAGAATGCGGTTAAAATTAATAACTCTTTTATTAGCAATAGTGAAGGCACTTTCTTTATATGGGCTAAAGTTACAGAAAAACTTAACTCCACTACAGGAAATAAGTATATAATAGGATATGCAACAAACAAAGGGGAGTATACAAACATAGGTGGTAAAAATACTTATATAAATGTATTTGCAATTGCCAGATTTGGAGATGAAAAATCTTGGAGTTTCTGGAGCAAGGGAAAACATGAACATAAAGGATTATTTGTTGGCTCACCTGATTCTGAAAAACTTTCTGAAGAGTGGCATTTATTTACTGTTTGCTGGTCAAAAACAAAACATGGAGGATTTATTGGATTCTATATAGATAATAAACTTAGAGGTCAAATTGAGGGAGTTTTTGATTGGCCAGAGGATTACAGTGGGGATTGTTACATAGGAATGTGGCCTAATTCAGCAGAGGAACATTACTTTGATTCAAAAATCGGACCTTATAAAATATTAAAAGAAGTAGTAGTGCCTGAATATATAAAAACATATTATGAAGAAGGATTGAGATATTTAAAGTGGAAAGACAAAATGTATTAA